The sequence below is a genomic window from Candidatus Omnitrophota bacterium.
GTAGAATCTATTTTATCGCGGTTAGACAAGTCATTTTCTATTTCCTGCAAAGAAACCGGATATCCTGAATCTTTTAGCTCTTTATAACGGCGCAAGGTCCGTTCTTGGAAATTTGCGTCTAAGAATATTTTTTTCTGGGCGTCAGGAAAAACAACGGTTCCGATATCCCTGCCATCAAGGATACTATTGGTACTTAAGCCCAGTTTTCTCTGCAGCCCAAGCATTATTTCGCGGACTTCTTTGATTTTGGCAACATCAGATACAAACTTGGTCACCCGGGTTTCCCTTATGGATTTTGAAACATCGTTTCCATCAAGAAGGACTTTTAGTTCCGCTGTACAGCTGTCATGGAGCAATTCTATCTTTGTCTGCTTTGCCAAATGGATAATGCCGTTTAGATCATCAACAGGCAGGCCTTTTTCAATGACCTTTAAGGTCAGCGCTCTGTACATGGCGCCGGTGTCAATATATAAAAACCCAAGCTTCTGGGCTAATATCTTAGCAATGGTGCTTTTTCCTGCTCCCGCCGGTCCGTCAATGGCAATAATCATATTTTTTAAATAATAGACTCACGTTTTAAACGGGCTTCTTTTAATAACCTTAGAAGTTTCTGCCGGCCATTTTTCTGGATAGCCTGTTCCAAATTGGCAACATTCTTTTTAAATTCTTTGATACCTGCCAGCAGATATTTGGGATTGCTTAAAAATATATCCGCCCAGATGTTCTCTGCTGACGCCGCCACGCGCGTAGTATCTTTTAGCCCGCCTGAAGCATAAGGCAAATATTCTCTCGGCACGCAGCTTATAAGCGAAAAGGCTATTGCATGCGGCAAGTGGCTGGTAATCCCGAGTATCTTATCGTGCTTGCGCGCATCCCAGAAGACGACTTTCGCCCCTAATTTCTTCCATAAATCGGCAATCTGCTGTTTGACTTTGCTGCTTGTGGCTTTAGTCGGAGTAAACACGCATAAACAGCTTTGGAATAAATCCGGCCTCGCGTAAGAAACGCCTTTTTTCTCTAACCCCGCGATGGGGTGAGTGCCGATATACCTGCCGGGAAAGATTTTATCTAAAGCGCAAACAACCTCTTTTTTTGTGCTTCCGAC
It includes:
- a CDS encoding prephenate dehydrogenase, giving the protein MNNFKNVCIFGTGLIGGSIALGLKRNKLCSYITGISLHQSSIIKAKKLKVIDQGSTNLNIASNADLIILAAPVKTIISQAAKIGRIIKPDCIVIDVGSTKKEVVCALDKIFPGRYIGTHPIAGLEKKGVSYARPDLFQSCLCVFTPTKATSSKVKQQIADLWKKLGAKVVFWDARKHDKILGITSHLPHAIAFSLISCVPREYLPYASGGLKDTTRVAASAENIWADIFLSNPKYLLAGIKEFKKNVANLEQAIQKNGRQKLLRLLKEARLKRESII
- the cmk gene encoding (d)CMP kinase, with product MIIAIDGPAGAGKSTIAKILAQKLGFLYIDTGAMYRALTLKVIEKGLPVDDLNGIIHLAKQTKIELLHDSCTAELKVLLDGNDVSKSIRETRVTKFVSDVAKIKEVREIMLGLQRKLGLSTNSILDGRDIGTVVFPDAQKKIFLDANFQERTLRRYKELKDSGYPVSLQEIENDLSNRDKIDSTRETAPLKKADDAILVDTTSLSIDQVVDKILNILNSPNE